In the genome of Candidatus Nitrosotenuis sp. DW1, one region contains:
- a CDS encoding DUF432 domain-containing protein, which yields MVIDTVRESNEISKSSDFKFGKYTIKKDTTLHMPENEIQFSKIDSDKFSYARKDSEKVTRKTIHCKTKDLEIEMAPILPIHLPSYKTDFVFLRFADPIFISGKSTTEITVPFPIEIGVFLINDDHADMLDCFSCEPSYSRFGLYGTPEEGRLCKYAKIPPSFDKKTSSSLAHANLRIAIENDLEESAQVGKIIIPASDHDLYYNDENVIMDDLNVMIKNRGGLKIIEVVQKQITKPDDWSLSPRNIKKTDYRFAMEWGFD from the coding sequence ATGGTAATAGACACAGTTAGGGAATCAAATGAAATTTCAAAATCATCAGATTTTAAATTTGGAAAATACACTATAAAAAAAGACACAACTCTACATATGCCAGAAAACGAGATACAGTTTTCCAAAATAGACAGTGACAAGTTTTCCTATGCCAGAAAAGACTCTGAAAAAGTCACAAGAAAAACAATTCACTGTAAAACAAAAGATCTTGAAATTGAGATGGCGCCGATTCTGCCAATTCATCTGCCATCCTACAAAACAGATTTTGTTTTCCTCAGATTTGCAGATCCTATTTTCATTAGCGGCAAATCCACTACAGAGATAACAGTTCCATTTCCGATAGAAATAGGAGTATTTTTGATAAATGATGATCATGCAGACATGCTTGATTGTTTTTCATGCGAACCCAGTTACTCTAGATTTGGTTTGTATGGCACACCGGAGGAGGGAAGATTATGCAAGTATGCAAAAATTCCGCCATCTTTTGACAAAAAGACATCGTCTTCTTTGGCACACGCAAATCTAAGAATTGCAATCGAAAATGATCTGGAAGAGTCAGCACAGGTTGGAAAAATCATCATTCCTGCATCAGATCATGATCTCTACTATAACGATGAAAATGTGATAATGGATGACCTAAATGTCATGATAAAAAACCGCGGCGGTCTGAAAATAATAGAAGTTGTACAAAAACAGATAACAAAGCCAGATGACTGGTCACTGTCTCCCAGAAACATCAAAAAAACAGACTACAGGTTCGCTATGGAGTGGGGGTTTGACTAG
- a CDS encoding KamA family radical SAM protein codes for MQKFDDLWSESDPPKYKSYGINNFREIPQMQNISVEKQREMEVVANVLPFKVNNYVVENLIDWDDALNDPMFILTFPQKEMLRPQHFKEMVMAMEKEDKKTIQAAANKIRLQLNPHPAGQMEYNVPQLKDGTKLYGMQHKYKETALFFPSQGQTCHAYCTFCFRWPQFVGMNELKFAMRESELLVQYLKENPSVTDVLFTGGDPMIMKTKLFSEYVNSLLDADLPNLKTIRIGTKSLGYWPYRFLSDDDSNEMLRLFEKITKRGIHLAFMAHFNHPRELSTKSAEMAIRLIRKTGAQIRTQSPILAYINDDPRTWADMWKKQVNLGCIPYYMFVARDTGAQHFFGVPLVKAQEIFRDAYQQVSGLCRTVRGPSMSATPGKIQVLGVIDIGKKKAIAMRFLQGRDPTWVQKPFLAKYDEKAIWIDELKPFTGNKFFFEEGFNKASLPKKSENRGHLINNIIHKFGKNSGKISKTNKLLRDEVASIIALKRKKEFEDRHGLSIHQIGKKSYS; via the coding sequence ATGCAAAAATTTGACGATTTGTGGAGCGAGTCAGACCCTCCAAAGTACAAATCGTATGGGATTAACAATTTTAGAGAAATCCCACAAATGCAAAATATTTCTGTTGAAAAACAGCGCGAGATGGAGGTAGTTGCCAACGTTTTACCCTTCAAAGTCAACAATTATGTCGTAGAAAATCTCATCGACTGGGATGATGCATTAAATGATCCAATGTTCATTCTGACGTTTCCTCAAAAAGAAATGCTGAGACCACAACATTTTAAGGAAATGGTCATGGCCATGGAAAAGGAGGATAAAAAAACAATACAGGCAGCTGCAAATAAGATCAGATTACAACTAAACCCTCACCCTGCAGGCCAGATGGAGTACAATGTGCCACAGCTCAAAGACGGAACAAAATTGTACGGAATGCAACACAAGTACAAGGAAACTGCATTGTTCTTTCCAAGTCAGGGTCAAACATGCCATGCATATTGTACATTTTGTTTCAGGTGGCCGCAATTTGTTGGAATGAACGAGTTAAAATTCGCAATGCGAGAATCCGAATTACTAGTCCAGTACCTAAAAGAAAACCCCAGCGTAACAGACGTGTTGTTTACTGGAGGAGATCCTATGATAATGAAGACCAAGTTGTTCTCAGAATATGTCAATTCCTTGCTAGACGCAGATCTCCCAAATCTAAAAACAATTCGAATTGGAACAAAGTCGCTAGGATACTGGCCGTATCGATTTCTCAGTGATGATGACTCTAACGAAATGTTGCGGCTGTTTGAAAAAATCACCAAGAGGGGAATCCATCTTGCATTCATGGCGCACTTTAATCATCCAAGAGAATTATCCACAAAATCAGCAGAGATGGCCATCAGACTAATCAGGAAGACAGGTGCGCAGATACGTACCCAATCTCCAATTCTCGCATACATAAACGATGATCCAAGAACATGGGCAGACATGTGGAAAAAACAAGTTAATCTTGGCTGCATCCCATATTACATGTTTGTTGCAAGAGACACTGGTGCACAACATTTCTTTGGCGTGCCACTTGTAAAAGCCCAGGAGATATTTCGTGATGCATATCAACAAGTAAGCGGATTATGCAGGACAGTCAGAGGTCCAAGCATGTCTGCAACTCCAGGAAAGATCCAGGTTCTTGGAGTCATAGATATTGGGAAAAAGAAAGCCATTGCAATGAGGTTTTTACAGGGAAGAGATCCCACTTGGGTACAAAAACCATTTTTGGCAAAATATGATGAAAAAGCAATATGGATTGATGAGCTAAAACCGTTTACTGGTAACAAGTTCTTTTTCGAGGAGGGATTCAATAAGGCTTCACTGCCAAAAAAATCAGAAAACAGAGGACATCTTATCAACAACATTATTCACAAATTTGGTAAAAATTCCGGCAAAATATCAAAAACAAACAAATTGCTAAGAGACGAAGTTGCAAGCATTATTGCTTTAAAACGAAAAAAGGAGTTCGAGGACAGGCACGGATTAAGCATACATCAAATAGGCAAGAAGAGTTATTCATAA